The genomic DNA AGTTGCTCCGGCTGGCAGGACTCCTCTGTGCCCATGTTCGACCACCCAAGGACATGGTTTGTTGGTGACAGGAGCCGGCTGCGGGCTCCAGGGCCTCGTCCAGCTCCTCCGGGTGGGAGGGCGGCCACCCCAGGGCGGCAGCCACTGTTGGCGAGGCTGTAGTGGAGGAATGCCTGGGCTTTTCTCCGCCAGCAGTTCCCACTTGggtcccagccctgctccgGTGGCCTCAGCCCACCCTGCTGGCGGggtgctgcccctctgctccggCCGGGCGCTGTCGGTGAGGAGCTGCGTCCTGCCTGGCCCCGTGCTGTGGCCCTGGGGGAGCACAGGTGAGCTGGACCAGCTCCCCGGGGTGCTGCGCTGGCGGGGGTTCACCCTACCTGGGGCCGGTGCTGGGACAATGtctgagcccctttggggtcGCTGTGCGGATCCCACTGTGCCTCCTGAGTGCAGAGGCCGTGGCAGACCCTGCAGGATCAGGGGACGAGGCTGTGGCACGGCCGGGTGCTGATCTGGCTGGGGGTGCTCCCAGGGATGGATCAGGCCCTGCGTGccttgggaggaaaaagaaaatcgCCCAGCAAagccccctgctccccactccCACCCACAGCAACATCAGGGCCAGGGGAGGCTCCCAGCCCCGCGGAGGCTGGGAAAGGCCTGGAAAGGGGGCAGAAAATCAGCTCTGCTTATTTAAGGGTTGGGAATTAAGCGCATTATTTGAGGGGGGAAGCTTGATGTGAGTAGATGTGAGGTCCCTGCTCAGGGTGCTGGCCCAGCACGGGGACTGCTCCCGATGCCCAGAGTGGAGATGGGGCTGAGCCCGTCTGGCCTGCAGTGGGGACGCAGATCGGCGCTGCTGCCAGAGAGGGGCCCAGTGGCCACTGCTTTTCCTCACTGCAGCGTCGCCCTCCCCTTACACTGCCAGGTGGATCCAGCATCCACCATGCTGTCCattttcagctgctccagaacTCGCAGCAGTAGCTGCAGGGCTTGGCCCCTGCGCTGCAGGCAGAGATGCGGCCCCTTCCAGGCACAGCCCCACACGGATAGACGGACAGACCCCGACAGAAGCCGCTGCTGGATTGTTGtgtgttttccccttttgtCCACGATTGGAGTGCCCAGCCTGGCCTGGTGatggaagttttttttctccttgtggaTGTAGTATGGTCAAAACTACCCAATAAAGCAGTGGGCAGAGCATCACTGGTGCACAGGCTGTGGGTTCTGGGGCTGCccgggaggagcaggagcaggatcTGAGGGGTGGGAGGGCAAGTTCCATGCTGGCtccctgcagggatgctgcagcttCCAAGTCAGGGAACCTGGCCCCAGCCcatcagctggaaaacaggaacAGGGACCTGTGggtgcagtggggctgggcCAGGGGCACTGGCGCCACTGCAGGGGAGGTGGAGAGCAGCCCAGGGGGCAAACTCAACATGTTCCACTCCCATTCCTGGGTGCTGGAtaacaaagcagctgctgggctcCTCCAGGCCAGGCTGTGTTTTCTCAGCTGTTGTTCGGAGCTGAGTGCCAGGGTTGCTCCCCTGACCCCGCGTGAGGCCTCATCCTGCCCCTCCTCAGCCACAGCACCAGCCCAGGGACTACACTGGCACTGGGGAGCAGCGGCACCGCTGCTTCTCGGTGCCCATCTGCAGCAGAGACCAAGGTGAGGGGACCCCAGGCCATCCTCTCCAGTTCACAGCCAAACCTCCACCGAGGGGAGACAGCGAgaggctgcaggggctgcagcacagaaCTCCCCTGCCCTCTACACCCCAACAGCGCAGCCTCGGGGCTCGCTGCCCGCTTACCCGGTCAGTGCCTGGAACGAGAAACCAAGGAGGGGCACAGAACCCAGGATGCTCTGGGTTGTCCCGGAAGCTTTCCCGAGGCTTCCCTGCGCAGGGCTGTCCCACCCTCCCTGCGGGCACAGactcttcccccctcctctgTCACGATTTGGCacctgcaccccacagcccaGGGCGGTAACAAGTGGGTCGGGtcctgctgcagctttgcagaggaTGTGGGTGCAACCCTGAGACCCTACGGGCTTCAGTTCCACCTCCCCAGCGCGGCCCTCGCCCAACTCGCAGCGCAGAGGTGCTTTAGCAGAATATTTATTCGATGCCAAAGTGAAGAGCACAACTCAGTACAAACAACCCCTCTGTGCCTCGCTCACTACTGCGCCGCACCAGGGGAGGGGAGATCTCACAGCcctggggaggaggcagaggctgTTCCTTTGCCGTgtgagagcagagctggatgtGGGTCCTGTGCGCAGGCACAAAGGGCTCCGCTCTTGCTGGGAGTCCTGTGATGACAGAAAATCTGAGTACAGGGGTTTGGATAAAGCCGTGGGCACCTGCTGGGGCACAGTGGAACAAGGGCAAAAAACAAAGGCCACCAGAGCTGGTAAAGCCATCGGTGCATTTCCAGACCATAGCTGCTGCCTCCCTTCGGTCCATCTGCAGCCCGCGGCACAGACAATGCCCGTGCCTGGGAATCGGCTCCTTTCCGGCCCCAACCCAGCTCCCAGGGTCCCTGCTGGCCCCCGTCATCCAGGCCAAGACCAGATTAGGGGCTTAATTTTAGACTCTCCTTTGGGTACTGATGGAGGGAGAAGAGCTTCAGGGACAGAGTAAACATCACTGAGGTTGAAATCGCTCCAGGTGAGCCACCTCCAGGAGGGGTCCTCAGGAGGAGCCGCTCCCCAGTCCCGCAGCGCCCCAGTCCTGGCAGTAGGCAGCTCATTCCACTGTCGTGCCAGGCAGCGGAGGCCGCGCTCccctgcagcacccggagcGTCCGCTCTTCTTCAGAGAGCATCCAAGAACCTAAAGTGCCATGGCTTCAGCAGCACGGGAGGGAGGGGACCGCGAGAGCCACTGGCtgtccccacagctgcccctTGGGAAGGGACAGCAGATCCCcgaaaataaatacattacgGATGCCATAGCTTATTTAAGTGCTGcacagcagaggaaggcagaggcagCACTGGCCGCCCCCTCTCTCAGGTTTGGACACTGGCAGCTGCTAACAGAGGCATCCGCCAGgcactgcctgcatccctggggcCCCACGAGAGGCCAGCCAGgcccccagccctgcttccTCGCTGCCCTCCGTCCCTGCTGCCCAGTGGAAAGAGGCACTCGGCACACACAGCAGCCAGACGAGTTGCCCGTGGAGGTTTGGGACAAACAAACATCAATAAAATATGGCATTACAAGTCCTGCAGTCCGGCAGCGCAGCGCTGCCGCATGCTCCgcagccagcagctcctggtgaGGCCAGCCACATCCCAGGCTCACACAGAATAAACGCTGGCAACGTGCCGCTCTCTGTTCCAAGAGACCAATGCTCACCCCAAGAGCCGTGACCAAGCAGCAGCGTTCGTGAGAAGCTGTGGGGAGCCCACCCTGCAGTGACCAGCCTGGGCCCCAGGACAGGCCCTCAGCTCTTATGCTCTGTCTTTGAAGAGGATGCTCCAAGGAGGAAGCAATTCCCACTGCCAGGGTCCATCCTGACTCGGCAGCTGGGATTCGTGTGCCCAGAGCTGGTCTCTGTGTGCAGGGCTCCAGGCTCTGCGAGCTCcagaggtggtggctgcagtgaggaagctgcaggagctggcGTACCTGGGTTCAGCTGTTCTGGTTCAGGAGCCAGGAGAAGAGCAGCTTCCTGGGCCGGGGCTTCCTGGCCTGCTGGACACGGACAGTGCGAGGGGAGCGCCACACCTTGATAGTGGCGTCATCGCTGGCCGTCAGGAGCAGTTCCTGCTCCACCGGGCTGAACGCCACCGAGTTGACCACGTTGTCATGCTGCAGCTTGGCCAGGCAGATGTTGTAGTGTCGGTCCCAGATGTAGCCGTGCCGATCTTCTGCCCCGCTGCGGAAGACAAGACACCAGTGAGGACGTTCCTCAGCAGCCCTGGTCACCGGCTGCTCCCAAGCCCCTTCCTTCGGCACAGACGGAGGCAGAGAGAGCCCCAGCCCAGCAAGAGGCCCCAGCCCATGAGCTTCCATCcaggcagcccagctccctctggGATTCTGAGCAAGAGCCCCTCCTACTCACCCCATAGCACTACAAAGGGCATTTGCCACCTGCTGCCAAACACCAGAGCCCAGAATTTCCCCCTTCCTCACTGATGTcacagcaggaccagggcagACAACCCTTATCAACACCCTCTGATTCCATCACCCTGCTTTTCCCAAGCCTCCCATTCCCCGCGCTGCTCAAGCTCACAACAGACGGGAGTTCCCCGCACAGGGAACAGCCCTGCTGAAAGAAGCCACCCCTGAGTGCCAGTGTCCCAATGCCCTCTGGGACACAGGTTCAGGATCTGGCCCACTCCCTCACCACACACCTCGCTACAAAGTCTCGGCTGACATCCAGGAAGATGAAGAAGCATTCCTCGTTGGGTGTGTAGGCCCGGTGTGCCCGGAGGGCTCTTTTCACCTCCTTCATTGTCTTCAGGTCAAACACATGTAGGTCGATCTCCTCGGCGATGGGGGGCGGCTGCATCGGGTCAGAGATGACGCAGTCGCGAGGCCAGGCCCGGCTGTTCACATACAGGTACCTcggaggggagcagaggggttACCTTGCGCCTTACCACACACGACACAGCTCAGAGCTCCAGCTGCAAACGCAGCACCctcaggcagggcagggaccCAGCAGATTCTCCAGTCCTTAGCAAAGCCTACAGCTCTGCTCACTAAAATCCAGGCTGAAACACAGCAACACTTCTGCCAATTaacaagggacaggatgagaggaaatggcctccaaTTGTGccagaggaagtttagattggataggaggaaaaatatctttactgacagagtggtgaagctctggcagaggctgcccagggcactggtggagtctcaaaaacatgcagccATGGCACGTGGGGACAGGGATTAGTTGGCACAGTAGGGTTGGGCTGacgtttggactggatgagccaagagagcttttccaaccttaacaattctatgattctgtaacaCTCTGCTGAACCACTTCTTGCCCcatttagaaaggaaagagtcACCACAATCGGGAAGGTAGGCTCTAGAGGCTACCTTGAGCCCCTTTAATCCCATTAAAACTAACTTTAAGGATGGTGGAGTGTTGCTCTGCCTTGGGAAGAAGTCACATTGCTGTACGCAGCTCCTTCACTCTTATAAGGCTCCTTGCCAGGCCCTACCCTGAGCCGGgttcagcagcacagaggaaagaaCGTGCTGCTCCTGCCGAGGTCTGAGGAAGAGCTTGGGCTGTGCACGTGCCAACAGCACAAGGACATAAACGGGAtgtgcaggagcagagcagcctgcaTTGCACCCTGCTCTCTCCGCTGCagtcctctcctctcccttcacccccagcccccaggGAGCAGTCACCCACCCACCATGTTTGGACACAGCGCTCACCTGTGGTCAGGGGAGAGGCCCATGCCAATGATGTGTCCATGGATGTCGATGACATGATCCAGCGAGTCAAAGAACTCATCTGAGCGCCTCTCCTCCCCGAGCACCGGCCCGGCAGTTGTCATCTGATGGGGCAGGATCCTTTTAATGCCTTGGGGACAGAAAGCACAATCAGGTTGTTCCATAGGCTGCTGCCAACAGACAGCGGGGCTGGTGGAGTCCCTGGGCCTCCAGAAGGGGCTTTCCTTTGTGCTGctaaggaaggagaaagggctCATTGGCTGAGGACCAGGACAGGGCTGCTGTCCCTGTCAGGCTCCTTTGAGCTCTCACCAAGGTGCTCTTGGCGAGGATGCTGCCTGTAAACGACAAGCTGGCACGTTTGAGCCCGGCCAGGGAGATGCCCAGTGCCAGGCTCCAACCCAGCCAGCGCAGCGACACCTTGCTCTGAGCCTCAACCCAGGCCCTTGCACCTCGCTTTCAGCCCCCTACACCTCCCTCTGAGCTCCAACCTCAGGCCCTTGCACCTTGATCCCAGCCCCAGGCCCCCACACCttgctctgaattttttttctcctgaatccTTGGGCTGGGCCTGTTTCCTGCACTTTGCCCCTGGAGAAGGCCCAGCAGAGGCACTGGCTGTGGGAGGACTTCCCCACTGCCAAACACAGGTGTCGGCCAGCCCCAGAAAGCTCCAAGAGGCGGGGATTAAACCCAAACTGGGCTCACGTGCCCTCAGCTTTTGAACCCCCCAAGGGAAACCCGCCCCATGCTGGACCCTCACCCCGTCCAGCTCCAGGCAGAGGCCTCAAACACAAACCATCCACAACGCTTCCTGCAGGACTTTGGAGCCTCAGCAGCTCCCGGGCACACAGGGGCTGAATCCTCCATGGGTCCAAGAGGAGCTGGGAGATGGCTCGCTCCATCACCTGAGGGAATGACTGCCCAAAACCCTTGGTTTTAGCCCTCTCCACACCCCAGCAGGGTGGGTGACTCCATGGGGCACTGCCAGCCCAAGCCTTttgcagcatccctgcacccaAATTCGGGCAGCTTGAGATCCCGAGGACGGGATCCTTCACTCTTCCACCCAACGGTGCTGCTTGCCAGCACCTTCATCCTCATTCCCACAGCACAACAATCCCAGTTCCAATCTCCTCCACATGGCCCCCTAAAGCCGAGGGAGCAGGCGGCTGTGCCCACACCTCACATCTGTCACCAGCACAACGCAGACAAGACCCAATGGAGACTCCTAcaaaggagctgctgggctgcagagcaagcagcccagcagagcagtgctggtgtCCAGCAGCCAGAGCGCAGCACccaacagcagctcccagcaacTGAATCGCACATCAGCGAGCCTGTGctcatcctcatccctggaggtgttcaaggccaggttggatggggctttgagcaccctgatccagtggaaggagtccctgcccatgtcaggaggcgggactggatgatctttaaggcccaaatcattctataatACTACTGCAGAAGACCCAAGACTTGTGCCCTGTCAAGCACCAGCTCCTCTGGGCAGGCAGCAGACGCACACAGGCCTCAAACTCATGGGCAAACACGGCATTTTGCAGTGACTTgtggctggcagagcagctgcgCTGGGTTCATCCCTCCCAACAGCCAGCTTGTGCCACAGGCACTGGCTGCCAGCCAGAGAGGCACTGGAGTTCAAAGCCACTAAAGCCCACGGCCGTGGGAGGCTGCTCTGGGAGTCGGCAGAGTCCAAAGGCAGGTGCTGCCACTGCACCAGGCTTTGCCTCTGTGTGCTGCAGGTTCTGGCCTGTGCAGCAGCGCTGACTCGGCCTGGTGGATTGCagtgcagtgctgctggcagggctgagCCAGGCAGACAACCCAGGGCAAGTCTGGAGACAGCCATCCGGCACAGCTGTTGGCAGGCCTGGCAACGGACAGGGGCGTGGAGCAGAGCTCAGTCTAGCTCGCATTCCAACTCAGGTGGACAAAACCAAAGTGAGTCTTCTCCAAGTTGTCTACAACTTCAGAAAACATCCTTCCCTGTCTGACTGGGCTGTACTAGCGCAGGAGCAGTCAGCAGGAAAGTCAGAAGAGCCTGCTGCAGGAAAGCCAGGCTGTAACTGTgcaagcagcaaaaggaactgAAACTGTCTGGCCTTACGGAAGAGTAGTCAGGCCTGGAAGcagctctccttccctccttgcaTCAGTCTGGCCCTTCTCACTGAACAAAGGGAGTCCTCACCCAGAAAAGTCACCAGCAGCACCGTTGCCTGTCTTGTGTCAAGCTGCAGCCCCTCGTACTCCCCATCACTTCAGTAATGGGGGCATTGCAAAATCCCCCTGTACCGAGAATCCAGCGGCCTGAACAACACTGCGACTCGTTCACCACAAACAGGCAGCAAATAAACCCGAGGCATTTCCAGATTCAAATGCAGAGCGAAGCTGCAGCCCACTGCCTGAGGAGGCCGGTGTGCCTGGGGTATAGACCCAGCCTTACCTATCTGGTGCGGGGAGTAGGTGAGGCAGCCGGTGGTGAAGATTAAGTATTTCATCTTGCTGTTACTGTCCGTGGGGAGCAGGTTCAGCTCTGGCGGTTTAGTTCTGTTGCGTACAAACAGCTCAGCCACCTTTGTCTCCAACTCCGTCTCAGTCATGGCAGGGCGTGTGTGGTCTTCCATGATGTCGTCAAAGAACTGCTGCAGCCCGTCCTCTGCCATCACACCCCTTTCATCTGGCAATTCCTGTGCTGCCGGCTCTGGAGTCTGCTTGGGCTtggcctcctcctcctcactgtcAGTGCCGAGATCAAAGATGGGACAGGTGGAGGAAGCAGCCAACTGCTCCTCATAGTCCAGGAGCAGGTCCGGAGAATCGTACCGGCTGCAGTCAGCCACCATCACAGTCCGGATAGTGCTGGCATTCAGGTTCTGGATTTTGAACAGTCTCTTCACTACGTTCACGTTCTCTGACTCTACACCCTgcaaaaagaagggagaagtaAGCAGAACCTCCTCCCTGAGGGCAACTCCTAAAGCTCGAGCCAAGAGCCACCCGCCCAGACCTGGAGCCCATacagtgacaccagccatgCTCTTGACAATTCCCAGCACTGCTACACGGGGTACTGGCTGCAAGAACCCACTGAAGGGACTGGCCAGTTTTGCTGggctccttcccttcccagagCACCCACAGACACAAGGATCCTGCACACGGacaacagcagagctgggaaacaTAGAGGCTGGGCAACCTTGTTGCCAATCCCCACCTGAGGCCATCAGCTGGCACTGCTTGGCACTCCACAAGGATCCAGattcaacaaagccaaatgccgggtcctgcttttgggacacaacaacccgGCAGTGCTCCAGGCCTcaggaagagtggctagaaagcttcccagtggaaaaggaccttggggtgctggtcgacagcagcttaacatgagccagcagtggcccaggtggccaagaaagccacCAGCAttctggcttggatcagccatggtatggccagcaggagcagggaagggatcatccccctgtactcaATGCTGGTGAGGCctcaccttgaatcctgggttggtttgggcccctcactacaagaaggatattgaggggctggagcgcatctggaaaagggaatggagctggggaagggtctggagaacaggggttctgggagcagctgagggacctgagggtttttagtctggagaagaggaggctgaggggagacctcatcactctctgcagctcctggaaaggaggttgcggtgaggtgggtgctgaactctgctcccaagtaacaagcgataggatgagaggaaacagcctcaagttgcaccaggagtGGTTTAGatcggatattaggaaaaatgtcttcaccaaTGGagtagtgaagccctggcagaggctgcccagtgcagtggtggggtctccatccctggaggggttcaaaaaccatgtggctgtggcacttggggagATGATTTAGTCGGCATGCTGGGGTGGGGCcgatggttggactggatgagcttaggtcttttccaaccttaacaattccatgatttCAGGAACAGCCTCTGTCGTGCTGGTGGAGCATGAAGGGCCACTCCGCTGGCCTGCAAATGGCAAAGGAGCTCCGTGTACCAGCAGCTGGGCAGCACCTCTCAGCAGGAACAGCCTGGCTATCTGCTCCCAGACAGAACAGCAGGTCACCTCCTGCCTAATCACTGCAGCAGGCTGCAGCCACACTTCAGTaccctctgctcaagcaggCCTGGTCCTTCCTTGCCTCTTGGAGCTGGAGGAGTTAATGCTGTAACGTCAGCACAGTGCAgagatcgtagaatcatagaatcactaggttggaaaggacctactggatcatcgagtccaaccattcctaacaatccttAAACTAtgaccctcagcacctcatccacccgttccttaaacacctccagggaaggtgactcgaccacctccctgggcagcctgttccagtgcctaatgaccctttccatgaaaaattttttcctgatgtccagcctgaacctcccctggcggagcttcaggccattccctcttgtcctgtcccctgggagaagagcccagcacccttctctccacaacctcctttcaggtagttgtagagagcaataagatcttccctcagcctcctcttctccaggctaaacaactctctcagctgctcctcgtaagacttgttctccagccccctcatcagcttcgttgctcttctctggaaatgctccagagcctcaacatccttcttgtggtgaggggcccagaactgaacacaggattcgaggtgcgaTCTCACCACTGCcaagtacagagagagaataacctcTGCcggtcacaccgtttctgatacaagccaagatgccactggcatacttggccacctgggcacactgctggctcatgttcagtcactgtcaacgaacacccccaggtccttctcctccaggcagctttccagacagacttctcctagtctgtagcactgcagaggGTTGTcatgccccaagtgcaggacccggcatttggccttgttaaacctcctgccattggtctcagcccagtggtccagcctgttcagatccctttggagccaccctaccctccagcagatccacacttccacccagcttagtgtcacctgcaaaccTGCAAGGATGCACTCactgccttcatccaggtcattgataaagacattgaacagggctggacccagtaccgagccctggggaaccccacttgtgactggcctccagctggagttaactccattgaccaccactctctgggcccggccatccaaccagttttcaacccaggagagtgtgcgcctgtccaggccagaggctgacagtttctgaagcagaatgctgtgagaaactgtgtcaaaggctttactgaagtccaagaagactacatccacagccttcctctCATGCAGTAGTCGAGTCAAGATGTGGTGGAAGGGTCTCTGCTACTGGAGGGATTCACCTGGGGCCAGCATCCATCGTTCAcgttaaaaaacacaaaacgCCAGGACGTGCAGCTGTGACACTGAGGCAAAACATGCCAGAGGACCAAGTTCAAGCAGCACGAGTGCC from Cuculus canorus isolate bCucCan1 chromosome 19, bCucCan1.pri, whole genome shotgun sequence includes the following:
- the FBXW5 gene encoding F-box/WD repeat-containing protein 5, with translation MDTGSCPLLPDSVLFEIFLYLDHTDVLSAGLVCRQWHAVARDEFLWKELFYRYYRVSREVPRHPAAVSWYGEFQRLYDTIPCVEVQALKEHSDQVLHLSFSHSGGLFASCSKDCTVKIWSNELDISLQHSSNMRPYNWSYTQFSQFNSDDSLLLVSGVFVGPHNSSSGEIAVISMENFTLLSRVRNKPYDVFGCWLNETNLISGNLHRIGRITSCSVLWLNNAFQGVESENVNVVKRLFKIQNLNASTIRTVMVADCSRYDSPDLLLDYEEQLAASSTCPIFDLGTDSEEEEAKPKQTPEPAAQELPDERGVMAEDGLQQFFDDIMEDHTRPAMTETELETKVAELFVRNRTKPPELNLLPTDSNSKMKYLIFTTGCLTYSPHQIGIKRILPHQMTTAGPVLGEERRSDEFFDSLDHVIDIHGHIIGMGLSPDHRYLYVNSRAWPRDCVISDPMQPPPIAEEIDLHVFDLKTMKEVKRALRAHRAYTPNEECFFIFLDVSRDFVASGAEDRHGYIWDRHYNICLAKLQHDNVVNSVAFSPVEQELLLTASDDATIKVWRSPRTVRVQQARKPRPRKLLFSWLLNQNS